A part of Rhopalosiphum maidis isolate BTI-1 chromosome 3, ASM367621v3, whole genome shotgun sequence genomic DNA contains:
- the LOC113556988 gene encoding ATP synthase mitochondrial F1 complex assembly factor 2: MFQIVHCLKYIARNQIPTKFKVHNFTKMSSLSHRSYAINKFYKTTSIIENNDSYGVLLDNSKLKTPLGKELIINNKALALAVAEEWDMQQEHIKTDPMHLTKLCFLAVDNPSDLSEHEVVQQILSYLETDTVFFISDTDNELEKLLMEKWMPLIQKFNGYFETNLKPSKGISVESLDTHTKALVEKYFLSLGFPALHGVLHAVETLKSLVLTTCCLHQDISVKDAVLLSKMEEEYQCMKWGRVDWIKDYMDNDSVIRLSAAMLFIYYTLNPKYKPLAKQDNYTQTQKSLKQ; the protein is encoded by the exons ATGTTCCAAATtgtacattgtttaaaatacatagcGAGAAACCAAATCCCgacaaaatttaaagtacataatttcacaaaaatgTCTTCACTTTCACACAGGTCTTATGCTATCA ataaattttataaaaccacttctattattgaaaataatgattcatATGGAGTATTACTTGACAAtagcaaattaaaaacaccaTTAGGTAaagaacttataataaataataaagcttTGGCTCTTGCTGTTGCCGAAGAATGGGATATGCAGCaagaacatataaaaacagatCCTATGCacttg acAAAGTTATGTTTTTTGGCTGTTGACAATCCTAGTGATCTTTCAGAACATGAAGTGGTACAACAAATATTGTCATACCTAGAAACTGACACAGTCTTCTTTATTTCTGAT acTGATAACGagctagaaaaattattaatggaaaAATGGATGCCACTAATTCAGAAATTTAATGGATATTTTGAAACCAATTTAAAACCATCCAAAGGTATTTCTGTTGAAAGTCTTGATACGCATACTAAGGCattagttgaaaaatattttttatcgctCGGATTCCCTGCTCTTCATg gtGTTTTACATGCtgttgaaactttaaaatcATTGGTACTTACTACATGTTGCTTACATCAAGATATTTCTGTAAAGGATGCTGTTCTATTATCTAAGATGGAAGAAGAATATCAG tgtatGAAATGGGGACGCGTGGATTGGATTAAAGATTATATGGACAACGACTCAGTAATCAGATTATCAGCtgctatgttatttatttattatacactcaATCCTAAATACAAACCATTAGCTAAGCAGGATAATTATACTCAAACACAAAAGtctttaaaacaataa